Proteins encoded by one window of Flavobacterium sp. N502540:
- the cysS gene encoding cysteine--tRNA ligase: MPLYTAQHLKIYNSLSGEKESFNPIHEGNVGMYVCGPTVYSNVHLGNVRTFMSFDVIFRYFLHLDYKVRYVRNITDVGHIVDDVDEGEDKIAKKARLEQLEPMEIVQRYTVDFHNILRSFNFLPPSIEPTATGHIIEQIEIIKKIIDTGIGYEANGSVYFDVVKYNETNNYGILSGRNIEDMLANTRDLDGQSDKRNPQDFALWKKAEPEHIMRWPSPWSDGFPGWHLECTAMSTKYLGNHFDIHGGGMDLKFPHHECEIAQNEACTGQSPVNYWMHANMLTLNGKKMAKSTGNNILPGEILSGDNTILSKAFSASVTRFFMLQAHYRSILDFSDDAIVAAEKGYKRLMEAVDALPTISAGTTSSIDIAAWKQLCYDAMNDDFNTPILIAQLFEAVRYINLLKDGKETISAEDLNTFTTAINAFVFDVLGLANDKAADGNTDKLEGTVNMLIAMRNQARADKNFALSDQIRDQLIGLGIQLKDGKEGTSFSI, encoded by the coding sequence ATGCCTTTATACACAGCTCAACATCTAAAAATATACAATTCACTTTCGGGTGAAAAAGAAAGTTTCAACCCTATACATGAAGGAAACGTTGGAATGTATGTTTGCGGACCTACGGTTTATAGCAATGTACACTTAGGAAATGTTAGAACTTTCATGTCTTTTGACGTGATATTCAGGTATTTTTTACACCTTGATTACAAAGTGCGTTATGTGCGTAACATTACCGATGTAGGGCATATTGTAGACGATGTAGATGAAGGCGAAGACAAGATTGCCAAGAAAGCACGATTGGAGCAGTTAGAACCTATGGAAATTGTTCAGCGCTATACCGTTGATTTTCACAATATATTAAGATCCTTCAACTTCTTACCGCCAAGCATTGAGCCAACTGCTACCGGGCACATTATTGAGCAAATCGAAATCATCAAAAAAATTATCGATACCGGAATTGGTTATGAAGCAAACGGATCGGTTTATTTTGACGTTGTGAAATACAACGAAACCAATAATTATGGAATTTTAAGCGGTAGAAATATCGAAGATATGCTGGCAAACACCCGCGATCTTGATGGACAATCTGACAAAAGAAACCCACAGGATTTTGCGCTTTGGAAAAAAGCAGAACCAGAACACATTATGAGATGGCCATCGCCATGGAGTGATGGTTTCCCGGGCTGGCACTTAGAATGTACTGCCATGAGCACCAAATATCTTGGAAATCATTTCGATATTCACGGAGGTGGAATGGACTTGAAGTTCCCACATCACGAATGTGAAATCGCACAAAACGAAGCCTGCACAGGTCAGTCTCCGGTAAACTACTGGATGCATGCCAATATGCTGACTTTAAACGGAAAGAAAATGGCAAAATCAACCGGAAACAACATCTTACCGGGAGAGATTTTAAGCGGAGACAATACCATCCTAAGCAAAGCTTTTTCGGCGTCTGTAACCCGTTTTTTCATGTTACAGGCACATTACCGAAGCATACTAGATTTTTCTGATGATGCTATTGTGGCTGCCGAAAAAGGTTATAAAAGACTAATGGAAGCTGTAGATGCTTTACCTACAATTTCAGCAGGTACAACAAGTTCTATAGACATTGCAGCATGGAAACAATTGTGCTACGATGCCATGAATGATGATTTCAATACACCAATTCTGATTGCGCAATTGTTTGAAGCGGTTCGTTATATCAATTTACTGAAAGACGGAAAAGAAACGATCTCAGCAGAAGATTTAAACACCTTCACAACTGCAATTAATGCTTTTGTTTTTGATGTTTTAGGTTTAGCCAATGACAAAGCTGCTGACGGAAATACCGACAAACTGGAAGGAACTGTAAACATGCTTATCGCTATGAGAAATCAGGCCAGAGCTGATAAAAACTTCGCTCTTTCAGATCAGATTCGCGATCAATTGATTGGTCTGGGAATTCAATTGAAAGACGGAAAAGAAGGAACCAGCTTCTCTATATAA
- a CDS encoding four helix bundle protein, with amino-acid sequence MYTFSFEKLEVWQNARMFILDIYKLTDTFPPNELFGITSQIKRSSSSIATNIAEGTSRNTNKDKAHFLTISYSSAMETLNHLIISRDLNYLSETEYLETREKIEKICNQINSLKKYYLSKE; translated from the coding sequence ATGTACACGTTTTCTTTTGAGAAATTAGAAGTTTGGCAAAATGCAAGAATGTTTATATTAGACATTTACAAATTGACTGATACGTTCCCGCCAAATGAGCTATTTGGAATCACTTCTCAAATAAAAAGAAGTTCATCGTCAATTGCAACAAATATTGCAGAAGGCACGTCGCGAAATACGAATAAAGACAAAGCTCATTTTTTAACTATTTCTTATTCGTCAGCGATGGAAACTTTAAATCATTTGATAATTTCCAGAGATTTAAACTATCTTTCCGAGACAGAATATCTTGAAACCCGAGAAAAAATAGAAAAAATCTGCAATCAGATAAACAGTTTAAAAAAATACTATCTTTCAAAAGAATAA
- the folE gene encoding GTP cyclohydrolase I FolE produces the protein MINNEDFLDEIGDNHFSSNAKNPLRADAFDLSDDEKIEKIKKDVENILQTLGMDLTDDSIKGTPNRVAKMFVKEIFGGLNPSKQPKASTFDNNYKYGEMLVEKNITVYSTCEHHLLPIIGRAHVAYISNGRVIGLSKMNRIVEYYAKRPQVQERLTMQIVQELQKALGTEDVACVIDAKHLCVNSRGIKDIESSTVTSEFGGRFKDPQIKRELLDYIKLDTQF, from the coding sequence ATGATAAATAACGAAGATTTTTTAGACGAAATAGGAGACAATCACTTTAGCAGTAACGCAAAAAATCCTTTAAGAGCGGATGCTTTTGACTTAAGTGACGACGAAAAAATAGAAAAAATAAAAAAAGATGTTGAAAACATCCTTCAAACTCTGGGAATGGATTTGACGGATGACAGCATTAAAGGTACTCCAAACCGAGTAGCCAAAATGTTTGTAAAAGAAATTTTTGGAGGTCTTAATCCTTCAAAACAGCCAAAAGCTTCTACTTTTGACAACAACTACAAATACGGTGAAATGCTGGTAGAAAAAAACATTACGGTTTATTCTACTTGTGAGCACCATTTACTGCCAATCATCGGAAGAGCTCACGTGGCTTATATTTCTAACGGAAGAGTTATTGGTTTATCCAAAATGAACCGTATTGTAGAATATTATGCAAAAAGACCTCAGGTGCAAGAGCGTCTAACCATGCAAATTGTTCAGGAATTACAAAAAGCACTTGGAACCGAAGATGTAGCCTGCGTGATCGACGCGAAACACCTTTGCGTAAATTCCAGAGGAATCAAAGATATCGAAAGCAGCACAGTAACCTCTGAATTTGGTGGTAGATTTAAAGATCCGCAAATTAAAAGAGAACTTTTGGACTATATAAAACTGGATACACAATTCTAG
- a CDS encoding pyridoxal phosphate-dependent aminotransferase, whose amino-acid sequence MPTISHKGRNMPESPIRKLAPFADLAKKKGHKVYHLNIGQPDIKTPEVAIEAVKNIDLTLIEYSPSAGYESYRKKLAQFYQRQNVNVNTEDIIVTTGGSEALLFALATITDPGDEIIIPEPFYANYHAFASSTSATVVPLVSTIETAFALPSIDEVEKLITTKTKAILICNPGNPTGYLYSEEEIRQLAGLIKKHDLYLIADEVYREFLYDGDDKHFSVMNLEDVQQNVIMVDSVSKRYSMCGARIGCLVTKNKEVLATVMKFAQARLSPPTIEQIACEAAIDTPQSYFDEVISEYRTRRDTLIAELNKIEGVIVTKPKGAFYCIAQLPIDNSEDFAQWLLESYDLNGETVMVAPAAGFYSTPGMGLNQVRIAYVLNKKDLITAVNILKEALLIYNKK is encoded by the coding sequence ATGCCAACAATTTCTCACAAAGGCAGAAACATGCCCGAATCACCGATACGCAAACTTGCTCCTTTTGCTGATTTAGCAAAGAAAAAAGGACACAAAGTGTATCATTTAAACATTGGTCAACCGGATATCAAGACACCCGAAGTGGCCATCGAGGCGGTAAAAAATATTGACTTAACTCTTATAGAATATAGTCCGTCAGCCGGATATGAAAGCTATAGAAAAAAACTAGCTCAATTTTACCAGCGCCAAAATGTAAACGTTAATACAGAAGACATCATTGTTACAACTGGTGGTTCTGAAGCCTTACTATTTGCGCTGGCCACAATTACAGATCCGGGAGATGAAATTATCATTCCGGAACCTTTTTACGCTAATTACCATGCATTTGCATCTTCAACAAGTGCAACTGTCGTTCCTTTAGTTTCAACTATCGAAACTGCATTTGCTTTACCAAGTATTGACGAAGTTGAAAAACTTATTACTACAAAAACAAAAGCCATTTTAATTTGTAACCCAGGAAATCCAACCGGATATTTATATTCTGAAGAAGAAATCAGACAATTGGCAGGCTTAATCAAAAAACACGATTTATACCTAATTGCTGACGAAGTCTATCGCGAGTTTTTATATGATGGAGACGATAAACATTTTTCTGTAATGAATCTGGAAGATGTTCAGCAAAACGTAATCATGGTCGATTCGGTTTCTAAACGCTATAGTATGTGTGGTGCCAGAATTGGATGTCTGGTAACCAAAAATAAAGAAGTATTGGCAACAGTAATGAAATTTGCACAAGCACGTCTGAGCCCTCCTACAATCGAGCAAATCGCTTGTGAAGCGGCAATAGATACTCCACAAAGTTATTTTGACGAGGTAATTTCCGAATACAGAACGCGTCGTGATACTTTAATCGCCGAATTAAATAAAATCGAAGGCGTTATTGTGACGAAACCTAAAGGGGCTTTTTACTGTATCGCACAATTACCGATTGACAATTCTGAAGATTTTGCGCAATGGCTTTTAGAAAGTTATGATCTGAATGGCGAAACCGTTATGGTTGCTCCCGCTGCCGGATTTTACTCAACGCCGGGAATGGGACTGAATCAGGTTCGAATTGCGTACGTTTTAAACAAAAAAGATTTAATTACTGCTGTAAACATTCTAAAAGAAGCTCTTTTGATTTACAATAAGAAGTAA
- a CDS encoding PDZ domain-containing protein — protein sequence MRKHFILFFGLFTAFALQAQEDFQIEKRASKVTIPFTLINNLVFIPIKVNGVELNFLLDSGVEETILFSMEEKQEVSFKNVQKIKLRGLGSEDEIEGLKSTNNVLETHGLRSNNHLLYVILDQTFNLSSHIGIPVNGIIGYKFFKNNLVELNYQKKKIVVHQNNEEALKRLNKKFEAVPITIERSKPYLYTTAFVENVAVPAKMLIDIGNSDAFWIFKNDIIKLPGKNFPDFLGKGFSGDIEGHRAKIEKFSIGEFNFKNPIVAFPDSSSIRNVKMVPGRIGSVGGEVLKRFTVVLDYADKTLYLKKNSKFSEPFTYNKSGITVQHNGLQWVQETVHLETVKVVNSVEEAGYGTKKNDDFRYKFSLKPVYEIVNIRKNSAAERCGLRVGDIIVRINHTLPYKYTLQQINSLLKSEEDVWIDLEIERNSLLLKFRFKLEDEL from the coding sequence ATGAGAAAACATTTTATATTGTTTTTTGGGCTTTTCACAGCTTTTGCACTTCAGGCGCAAGAAGATTTTCAAATAGAAAAGCGTGCCTCTAAGGTTACCATACCTTTTACATTAATTAATAATCTGGTTTTTATTCCTATAAAGGTAAATGGAGTAGAACTAAATTTTCTGTTGGATTCGGGGGTTGAAGAAACCATTTTGTTCAGTATGGAAGAAAAACAGGAGGTTAGTTTTAAAAATGTTCAGAAAATTAAGCTGAGAGGTTTAGGAAGTGAAGATGAAATTGAAGGTTTGAAATCGACGAATAATGTTTTGGAAACCCATGGTTTAAGATCGAACAATCATTTACTGTATGTCATTCTGGACCAAACTTTTAATTTATCATCACACATTGGAATTCCGGTGAATGGTATTATTGGATATAAATTTTTCAAAAACAACCTCGTTGAGTTAAATTATCAAAAGAAGAAGATTGTAGTTCATCAGAATAATGAAGAAGCTCTTAAGAGACTGAATAAAAAATTTGAAGCAGTTCCGATTACGATTGAAAGATCTAAACCGTATCTGTACACAACCGCATTTGTGGAAAATGTTGCTGTACCCGCAAAAATGTTGATCGATATTGGTAATAGTGATGCTTTTTGGATTTTTAAGAATGATATTATAAAGCTGCCGGGTAAAAATTTTCCTGATTTTCTGGGAAAAGGTTTCAGCGGTGACATTGAAGGACATCGTGCCAAAATTGAAAAGTTTTCTATTGGAGAATTCAATTTTAAAAACCCGATAGTGGCATTTCCGGATTCGAGTTCGATTCGGAATGTAAAGATGGTGCCCGGACGAATAGGTTCTGTTGGTGGAGAAGTTTTAAAACGATTTACTGTCGTGTTAGATTATGCGGATAAAACATTGTATCTTAAGAAAAACAGTAAATTCTCAGAACCTTTTACGTATAATAAAAGTGGAATTACAGTGCAGCATAACGGACTTCAGTGGGTTCAGGAAACGGTTCATCTGGAGACGGTAAAGGTTGTTAATTCAGTTGAAGAAGCAGGTTATGGCACTAAAAAGAATGATGATTTTAGATACAAGTTCTCCTTAAAACCGGTTTACGAAATTGTAAATATTCGTAAAAACTCAGCCGCAGAACGTTGCGGATTGAGAGTGGGGGACATCATTGTTCGTATTAATCACACACTTCCGTATAAATACACTTTACAACAGATCAATTCACTTTTAAAATCTGAAGAAGATGTTTGGATAGATTTAGAAATAGAAAGAAACAGTCTCCTTTTAAAATTCAGATTTAAACTGGAAGATGAACTGTAA
- a CDS encoding gliding motility-associated C-terminal domain-containing protein: MVKKYTSFLQFALFFIVMLVCVSKVQAQCAGSDAQNIICDIEDPVNQSISLFSLLGGTPTPGGTWTDNNNLRGLDSATGMLNAQLISSGGTYQYTYTVTTPGCVVNKATVTLTIGAYSGIGTEATICNDRGEYNLFTAFNSVIMGPHSNGTWRDSSGRIVRSTFTVPKVQVKTTYNFTYTVPPVLACESVPLTSAVKITVVRKPEAGDPTDKELCGTTDLGPYANFDLHDLLSGEDMGGKWSGPGITASTGHTVNLQTLFATSGAGEYSYTYTVFAVPDQNICENDMETVKITLEKRLDFTGAKLVVDSDICEDKIATASYTARIKEGPQAIPNGEYEVQYTITGPTVASATVKANFTNGVLVFPLSSNYFKQIGTFNVTVTSIIATSSKKLCTNIIGNLSDDLIISPLPRLDGAVLTTTPICQNEAAIIQLSNASLLANGTYRITYNLTGDNVVTGRTANIAVSGGSANFVIPASLNVKSGSSAITITSITNITNPSPQCSNVANVKGTQIINPLPDASTVVVQVENFCFGEPVLVAVSGLGNLTDVTLSYTLSDSNSSALQTVVLAVTNGKATFVIPAGLLLNTGSTRIKVLNVKNNVTSCDIDLVNVSDIFMINVIPEAPLAASPQIFCKVEGAVITNLTPRGAQYKWYSSVTAATPLLDTYVLKTEQLYVREISAANCISAPTPVSVVVNDTPAPTLNSGGENFCGLKNPTIADLSKATNVSSTVAWYDAENNGNLLTSTTLLRDKATYYGFDLSVVTSCISDNYLGVTVSLFDCNPDEYAFFIPDGFSPNGDNVNDTFRIPDIEFLYPDYTLEIFNRYGSVMFKGNRNKPNWDGRNSESAGFGDGIAPNGVYFYVVNFNKGNRRPQQGRLYLNR; the protein is encoded by the coding sequence ATGGTGAAAAAATACACTAGTTTCTTGCAATTCGCATTGTTTTTTATTGTTATGCTGGTTTGTGTTTCAAAAGTTCAGGCACAATGTGCGGGGAGCGATGCGCAAAATATAATTTGTGATATTGAAGATCCGGTCAATCAATCAATCTCTTTGTTTTCATTATTAGGAGGTACACCAACTCCTGGGGGAACCTGGACGGATAATAATAATTTAAGAGGTCTGGATTCTGCTACAGGAATGTTAAATGCCCAGCTTATTTCAAGTGGGGGAACTTACCAATACACCTATACCGTAACAACGCCGGGATGTGTTGTAAATAAAGCGACCGTAACCTTAACTATTGGCGCATATTCAGGAATTGGAACTGAAGCTACAATCTGTAATGACAGAGGAGAGTATAATCTTTTTACGGCATTTAATAGTGTTATTATGGGACCGCATTCCAACGGAACCTGGAGGGATAGTAGCGGTAGGATTGTAAGATCTACGTTCACGGTACCAAAGGTACAAGTGAAGACCACTTATAATTTTACTTACACAGTGCCGCCTGTACTGGCATGCGAATCGGTACCACTTACTTCGGCAGTGAAGATAACGGTTGTAAGGAAGCCGGAAGCCGGAGATCCAACAGATAAAGAATTATGCGGTACGACTGATTTGGGACCTTACGCTAATTTTGACCTGCACGACCTGCTTTCAGGGGAAGATATGGGAGGTAAGTGGAGTGGTCCCGGTATTACCGCGTCAACAGGCCATACCGTTAATCTTCAGACATTGTTTGCTACATCCGGAGCGGGAGAGTACTCCTATACTTACACAGTTTTTGCAGTTCCGGATCAGAATATCTGTGAAAATGATATGGAAACGGTAAAAATTACACTGGAAAAGAGATTAGATTTTACCGGCGCGAAGTTAGTTGTAGATTCCGATATTTGCGAAGATAAAATTGCAACGGCATCCTATACCGCAAGAATTAAAGAAGGACCGCAAGCTATCCCGAACGGAGAATATGAGGTTCAATATACTATTACAGGACCTACCGTTGCATCAGCGACGGTAAAGGCTAATTTTACAAATGGGGTACTGGTATTCCCGCTTAGCTCTAATTATTTTAAGCAAATAGGTACATTTAACGTTACAGTAACCAGTATTATAGCTACATCCAGTAAAAAATTATGTACCAATATAATTGGTAATTTATCAGATGACTTAATCATTAGTCCATTGCCGCGTTTAGATGGAGCAGTGTTAACAACTACTCCAATTTGTCAAAATGAGGCAGCAATAATTCAGCTTTCAAATGCTTCGTTATTGGCTAATGGAACTTACAGAATTACGTATAATCTGACGGGAGATAATGTTGTTACCGGTAGAACAGCAAATATTGCAGTTTCCGGCGGCAGTGCAAACTTTGTAATTCCGGCGAGTTTAAATGTAAAAAGCGGATCGTCAGCAATTACGATAACAAGTATCACAAACATTACGAATCCATCTCCCCAATGTTCGAATGTGGCCAATGTAAAAGGGACTCAGATTATCAATCCTTTGCCGGATGCGTCAACTGTTGTCGTACAGGTTGAAAACTTTTGTTTTGGAGAGCCAGTTCTCGTAGCTGTTTCCGGATTAGGGAATCTGACAGATGTTACACTCTCTTACACGCTTTCTGACAGCAACTCTTCTGCATTACAGACAGTTGTTTTAGCAGTTACAAACGGAAAAGCTACTTTTGTTATCCCTGCAGGATTGCTTTTAAATACAGGTTCGACAAGAATTAAGGTTCTTAATGTGAAAAACAATGTGACATCCTGTGATATCGATTTGGTTAATGTGTCGGATATCTTTATGATAAATGTAATTCCTGAAGCTCCACTTGCAGCAAGTCCGCAGATATTTTGTAAAGTGGAGGGAGCGGTAATCACAAATTTAACGCCACGTGGAGCCCAGTACAAATGGTACAGTTCTGTTACGGCAGCTACACCGCTTTTAGACACTTATGTTTTAAAAACAGAGCAGCTTTATGTCAGAGAGATTTCTGCTGCAAATTGTATTTCTGCACCAACTCCCGTTTCGGTTGTGGTAAACGATACGCCGGCTCCAACGCTGAATTCAGGAGGAGAAAATTTTTGCGGGTTAAAAAATCCTACGATTGCAGATTTATCCAAAGCAACCAATGTCTCTTCTACAGTTGCGTGGTATGATGCCGAAAATAACGGTAATTTATTGACTTCAACAACTTTGCTTCGCGATAAGGCAACTTATTATGGTTTTGATCTTTCGGTTGTAACCAGTTGTATTTCTGATAATTATTTAGGAGTTACAGTTTCTTTATTCGATTGTAATCCGGATGAATATGCCTTTTTTATTCCTGACGGATTTTCACCAAATGGAGATAACGTAAATGATACTTTCAGGATTCCGGATATAGAATTTTTATACCCGGATTATACTCTTGAAATCTTCAATAGATATGGAAGTGTAATGTTTAAAGGAAATAGAAATAAACCCAATTGGGACGGAAGAAATTCCGAATCGGCCGGTTTTGGTGACGGAATCGCGCCAAATGGAGTCTATTTTTATGTGGTCAATTTTAATAAAGGCAACAGACGTCCACAGCAGGGCCGACTTTACCTGAACAGATAA
- a CDS encoding type IX secretion system membrane protein PorP/SprF yields the protein MKKVLLFISFLFCILSASAQQDPEYTHYMYNMSVVNPAYATGVPAMMNFGGLYRTQWVGAIGAPKTFTFFGHTALSDKIEVGLSLISDDIGDGAKKENNFYADFAYVLNLGGKNKLSLGLKAGYTSLQSNFNGFKLESGDAASDLAFAENVNVTKPNIGVGAYYFRDNFYVGLSVPNLLSTKHLEEKSGINAYGSEAIHTFLTAGYVFQLNDKVKLKPAFMSKFVPGSPVTLDLTANVLYNNKFELGAAYRVNDAVSALMNINVTPTLRVGYAYDHNLSNMGRFNSGTHEIMLLFDLDLLGKGYDKSPRFF from the coding sequence ATGAAAAAAGTACTACTTTTTATAAGTTTCCTCTTTTGTATCCTATCAGCCTCGGCCCAACAGGATCCTGAGTACACCCATTATATGTACAACATGAGTGTAGTCAATCCGGCTTATGCGACAGGAGTTCCTGCTATGATGAATTTTGGAGGATTGTACAGAACGCAATGGGTTGGAGCCATTGGAGCACCTAAAACTTTTACCTTTTTCGGACATACAGCTTTAAGTGATAAAATTGAAGTGGGTTTGTCACTGATTTCAGATGATATTGGTGACGGAGCAAAAAAAGAGAATAATTTTTATGCTGATTTTGCCTATGTCTTAAATCTGGGGGGAAAAAATAAACTTTCGCTTGGACTAAAAGCAGGTTATACATCGCTCCAAAGTAATTTCAACGGGTTTAAATTAGAAAGTGGGGATGCGGCCAGTGATTTGGCTTTCGCCGAAAATGTAAACGTCACCAAGCCTAATATTGGAGTGGGGGCCTATTACTTCAGAGATAATTTTTATGTCGGATTGTCTGTACCCAATCTGTTGAGCACGAAACACCTTGAAGAGAAATCTGGAATCAATGCTTACGGATCAGAAGCCATTCATACTTTTTTAACGGCAGGGTACGTTTTTCAACTCAATGATAAGGTTAAATTAAAGCCTGCTTTTATGTCAAAATTTGTTCCGGGGTCGCCGGTTACTTTAGACCTGACAGCCAATGTTTTGTACAATAATAAATTTGAATTGGGGGCAGCCTATAGAGTAAACGATGCTGTAAGTGCTTTAATGAATATAAATGTAACGCCAACTTTAAGAGTGGGCTATGCTTACGATCATAATTTGTCGAATATGGGAAGGTTTAATTCAGGTACACACGAAATTATGCTGCTTTTTGATTTAGACTTATTAGGAAAAGGATACGATAAATCGCCAAGATTCTTTTAA
- a CDS encoding OmpA family protein, with amino-acid sequence MKNRKKLLVIVFVFLIQFIQAQDFELARAKRFFDKTHYAEAITLYEKLAENKPSQEVIKNLADSYFYTNDLIKAQRYYRLLIQNYANGLDRNYYFRYAQTLKASNSYDDANAALKEYYSKSDHSDAVSNFEKELKTLENVSAIGKRYELKNLAINTPNSEFGAVKYNEDLVFAGVKLKPGLLDKKFKWDNETYLNLVSIPLKNSNSADSIVHYFAKELKSGMHEANAVFTKDGKTIYFTRNNSKNKSKKTNEQKISNLQIFKAELMEGKWKNVTSLPFNSSEYSVEHPALSPDEKVLYFASDMPGTLGAFDIYSVNINKGAFDTPRNLGPTINTDKREQFPFVSTDQKLYFSSDGHLGYGSLDVFVSDINGNEYSKPMNVGQPLNSNGDDFSFNIDADTKEGYFASNREGGKGSDDIYQIKEIKDLIVEDCKQFIAGIITDVDTKLPLENATVTLQNSDQKVLNTTITTTDGKFSFTVDCESSFTVLSSKEKYTSESRTVSSGKTRDASHDASMALRSLEVIKREELETAEKKRQEEQQLAEKKKQEEEIDKKRRKEKEALAVIALKEADKKAKADEIIAKDIRKKEKTAQILAQEKDVIKDNKNRLIIKTDPIYFDYNLWYIRKESKVVLGRVVELMKKYPDMVIEIGSHTDSRGNEKFNANLSQKRANSTRDFILESGINAKRVTAKGYGESVPIVKCNPDEACSEEEHELNRRSEFVIKDL; translated from the coding sequence ATGAAAAACAGGAAAAAATTACTCGTTATTGTATTCGTATTTTTAATACAGTTTATACAGGCTCAGGATTTTGAATTGGCCAGAGCCAAACGTTTTTTTGATAAAACGCATTATGCTGAAGCGATTACTTTATATGAAAAATTAGCAGAAAATAAGCCTTCACAGGAAGTGATAAAGAATCTGGCAGACTCGTATTTTTACACTAACGATTTGATAAAAGCGCAGCGTTATTACCGACTTTTGATTCAAAATTATGCTAATGGTTTAGATCGGAATTATTATTTCAGATATGCACAGACTTTAAAAGCAAGCAATAGTTATGACGATGCCAATGCAGCTTTAAAGGAGTATTATTCAAAATCAGATCATAGCGATGCCGTTTCTAATTTTGAAAAAGAGCTAAAAACTCTGGAGAATGTTTCGGCGATCGGGAAACGTTATGAACTTAAAAACCTGGCAATCAATACCCCTAATTCAGAGTTTGGAGCAGTAAAATATAATGAAGATCTGGTTTTTGCAGGAGTAAAATTAAAGCCCGGATTGTTGGATAAAAAATTCAAATGGGACAATGAAACGTATTTGAATCTGGTGTCGATTCCTCTTAAAAACAGCAATTCCGCAGATTCTATAGTGCATTATTTTGCCAAAGAGTTAAAAAGTGGGATGCACGAGGCAAACGCGGTTTTTACAAAAGACGGCAAAACGATTTATTTTACGCGTAACAATTCCAAGAATAAAAGCAAGAAAACAAACGAGCAGAAAATTTCGAATCTTCAGATTTTTAAAGCCGAACTGATGGAGGGCAAATGGAAAAATGTAACGTCACTTCCGTTTAACAGTTCAGAATATTCAGTCGAACATCCCGCTTTGAGTCCGGATGAAAAAGTGTTGTACTTTGCATCAGATATGCCGGGAACTTTGGGGGCGTTTGATATTTATTCGGTAAACATTAATAAAGGAGCATTTGATACCCCCCGAAATTTAGGTCCGACAATTAATACCGATAAAAGAGAGCAGTTTCCCTTTGTTTCAACAGACCAAAAACTCTATTTTTCTTCTGACGGGCATTTAGGTTATGGATCACTTGATGTTTTTGTTTCCGATATTAACGGAAACGAATACAGTAAACCGATGAATGTGGGACAGCCTTTGAATTCAAATGGTGATGATTTCTCTTTTAATATCGATGCTGATACCAAAGAAGGCTATTTTGCTTCCAATAGAGAGGGAGGAAAAGGGAGCGATGATATTTATCAGATTAAAGAAATCAAAGACCTAATCGTAGAAGATTGCAAACAATTCATTGCAGGAATTATTACAGATGTTGATACCAAGCTGCCTTTAGAAAATGCGACAGTGACTTTACAGAATTCAGATCAGAAAGTTTTGAATACAACGATCACCACCACAGATGGGAAGTTTAGTTTTACTGTTGATTGCGAAAGTTCGTTTACTGTTTTAAGTTCCAAAGAAAAGTATACAAGCGAATCGAGAACCGTATCTTCCGGAAAAACCAGAGACGCAAGCCATGACGCCTCGATGGCTTTAAGATCTTTGGAGGTTATAAAACGAGAAGAACTAGAAACTGCTGAAAAGAAAAGGCAGGAAGAACAGCAGCTTGCAGAAAAGAAAAAACAGGAGGAAGAAATTGATAAGAAACGAAGAAAAGAAAAAGAAGCGTTGGCTGTTATTGCTTTAAAAGAAGCAGATAAAAAGGCAAAGGCAGACGAAATTATTGCAAAAGACATTAGAAAGAAAGAAAAAACAGCTCAGATTCTTGCGCAGGAAAAAGATGTGATAAAAGACAATAAAAACCGATTGATTATTAAAACCGATCCGATCTATTTTGATTATAATTTGTGGTACATCCGAAAAGAATCTAAAGTAGTATTAGGACGTGTGGTGGAATTAATGAAGAAATATCCTGACATGGTAATCGAAATTGGATCACATACCGATTCAAGAGGTAATGAAAAGTTCAATGCCAATTTATCTCAAAAAAGGGCTAATTCAACCAGAGACTTTATACTAGAGTCAGGTATTAATGCCAAAAGGGTGACGGCGAAGGGATATGGAGAATCAGTACCTATTGTGAAATGCAACCCCGATGAAGCGTGCTCAGAAGAAGAACACGAACTGAACAGAAGAAGTGAATTTGTAATTAAGGACTTATAA